One Anaerolineales bacterium DNA window includes the following coding sequences:
- a CDS encoding HAD hydrolase-like protein: MTSLLATLFDYDGVLADTLTDMLRFAGETCAEMGYPRKPTAADLDALETMSFVDYGLRLGIPADRAQEFARRTMARFEARAEPPPMFSGMDVVVRSAAARGQVGVVTGSPARAVLQFLEEHRMNAYVNVLIAVEHTGTRTEKISAALAQLGRQPDEACLIGDAVSDVHACREVGVRSIAVAWGHQSAARLVAAGADAVVSSPQELAELLERI, encoded by the coding sequence ATGACTTCCCTCCTGGCCACCCTGTTCGATTACGACGGCGTCCTGGCGGACACCCTGACAGACATGCTGCGCTTTGCCGGCGAGACGTGCGCCGAAATGGGCTACCCGCGGAAACCAACCGCGGCCGATCTCGACGCTCTGGAGACGATGTCCTTTGTGGACTACGGCCTACGCCTCGGGATCCCCGCCGATCGGGCCCAGGAATTCGCCCGCCGAACGATGGCCCGCTTCGAAGCCAGGGCCGAGCCGCCGCCGATGTTCTCCGGGATGGATGTGGTCGTCCGGAGTGCCGCGGCGCGCGGTCAGGTCGGCGTTGTCACTGGCAGCCCGGCCCGAGCCGTCCTGCAGTTCCTCGAGGAGCACCGAATGAATGCATACGTCAATGTTCTCATCGCGGTCGAGCACACGGGGACCCGGACTGAGAAGATATCGGCGGCGCTTGCACAGCTCGGGCGACAGCCGGATGAAGCCTGCCTGATCGGCGACGCCGTCAGCGACGTGCATGCCTGCCGCGAGGTCGGCGTCCGCTCGATTGCCGTCGCCTGGGGGCACCAGAGCGCCGCGCGGCTGGTGGCGGCCGGGGCTGATGCCGTGGTCAGCTCACCACAGGAATTGGCCGAGCTCCTCGAGCGGATCTGA